Proteins co-encoded in one Kutzneria chonburiensis genomic window:
- a CDS encoding YggT family protein has translation MAEQTETHARGRVIGIVAAVLRWIGTIIAVILVAHVLLTVFGANPDNPITTFVRSWADPLALAFRDLFTPADGKLRVLANYGLAAIFWLIVTSIVVRLVRRLG, from the coding sequence CACGCGCGCGGCAGGGTGATCGGCATCGTCGCCGCCGTCCTGCGGTGGATCGGCACGATCATCGCCGTCATCCTCGTCGCGCACGTGCTGCTCACCGTCTTCGGCGCCAACCCGGACAACCCCATCACCACGTTCGTCCGGTCCTGGGCCGACCCGCTGGCGCTGGCCTTCCGCGACCTGTTCACGCCGGCCGACGGCAAGCTCCGCGTGCTGGCCAACTACGGCCTGGCCGCGATCTTCTGGCTCATCGTCACCAGCATCGTCGTGCGTCTGGTGCGCCGCCTCGGCTAG
- a CDS encoding nitroreductase family protein, which yields MHPLISERWSPRALDPAAKITDAQLESLFEAARWAASSGNTQPARWLVGRRGDQAFQQIFAALRPGNQSWAGAASALIVGCVLTEDSTGRPMPKPDYVLGLAGQNLVLQAVAEGLVAHQMGGFSPEAIATSFGLPPVARAVVVIAVGVLGSPSLLPEDLAAREVAPRVRKPLSELVFTETWGTAAF from the coding sequence GTGCATCCCCTCATCAGCGAGCGTTGGAGCCCACGGGCCCTCGACCCCGCCGCCAAGATCACCGACGCGCAGCTCGAGTCCTTGTTCGAGGCCGCCCGCTGGGCCGCTTCCTCCGGCAACACCCAGCCCGCCCGCTGGCTCGTCGGCCGTCGTGGCGATCAGGCCTTCCAGCAGATCTTCGCCGCCTTGCGGCCCGGCAACCAGTCGTGGGCCGGCGCCGCCTCGGCCTTGATCGTCGGCTGCGTCCTCACCGAGGATTCGACCGGCCGCCCCATGCCCAAGCCCGACTACGTCCTCGGGCTCGCCGGGCAGAACCTCGTGCTCCAGGCCGTCGCCGAGGGCCTCGTCGCCCACCAGATGGGCGGCTTCTCCCCCGAGGCCATCGCCACCTCTTTCGGCTTGCCGCCGGTGGCGCGCGCCGTCGTCGTCATCGCCGTCGGCGTTCTGGGCTCCCCGTCCCTGCTGCCCGAGGACTTGGCCGCCCGCGAGGTCGCCCCTCGCGTCCGCAAGCCCTTGTCGGAGCTCGTCTTCACGGAAACCTGGGGCACCGCCGCCTTCTAG
- a CDS encoding glycosyltransferase 87 family protein codes for MSAITTARPEASSATSRQVAYLCAPALVFLGVRAVGLVVLAWMAARNGRSITTALTSWDGHWFLGLAQGGYGAAGGDLVDAHFQHDQSNLLAFFPGYPALTSLVSHLPGVTLVDAGFAVTVMAGLACSYGLVRLGSLLPGGSRRLGLILAALFAASPMAVVLSMTYSEALFCALAIWSLAFLLERRWVWAGVLCALSGLVRPTAAAVIVAVGIAAVIAIVRREDGWRPWVGALVSPVGLVGYLAWVGVRTGRWDGWFEVQQRGWGSQFDGGIATFKFALDALASGRSVLEVLTVGLCVGALALVVLCIRRRVPWPLIAYGIAVLVMDLGSNGLMNSKARLMLPAFVLLIPLGMALVRRLGSTQWLTLAGVAVMSAWFGAYSITAWPYAI; via the coding sequence GTGTCAGCCATCACGACGGCCCGGCCCGAGGCCAGTTCCGCCACGTCGCGGCAGGTCGCGTACCTCTGCGCGCCCGCTCTGGTGTTCCTGGGCGTGCGTGCGGTCGGCCTGGTCGTGCTCGCCTGGATGGCTGCGCGCAACGGCCGATCCATCACCACTGCTCTCACTTCGTGGGACGGACACTGGTTCCTCGGGCTCGCCCAGGGCGGCTACGGCGCCGCCGGCGGGGACCTCGTTGACGCCCACTTCCAGCACGACCAGAGCAACCTGCTGGCCTTCTTCCCCGGCTATCCGGCGCTGACCAGCCTGGTCTCCCATCTGCCCGGGGTGACGCTGGTCGACGCCGGTTTCGCGGTGACCGTGATGGCCGGCCTGGCCTGCTCGTACGGGCTGGTCCGGCTCGGCTCGTTGCTGCCCGGCGGCTCCCGGCGGCTCGGGCTCATCCTGGCCGCGCTGTTCGCCGCCTCGCCGATGGCCGTCGTGCTGTCGATGACCTACTCCGAGGCCCTGTTCTGTGCCTTGGCCATCTGGTCGTTGGCGTTCCTGCTGGAACGCCGGTGGGTCTGGGCCGGTGTGCTTTGTGCCCTGTCCGGCCTGGTCCGACCCACTGCCGCCGCCGTGATCGTGGCCGTCGGCATCGCCGCCGTGATCGCCATCGTGCGCCGTGAGGACGGTTGGCGGCCTTGGGTCGGCGCCTTGGTGTCGCCGGTCGGGCTCGTCGGCTATCTGGCCTGGGTCGGGGTTCGCACCGGCCGTTGGGACGGCTGGTTCGAGGTGCAGCAGCGGGGGTGGGGCTCCCAGTTCGACGGCGGTATCGCCACGTTCAAGTTCGCCCTCGACGCCTTGGCCTCCGGCCGCTCCGTACTGGAGGTCCTCACTGTCGGTCTCTGCGTCGGCGCGCTCGCGCTGGTCGTGTTGTGCATCCGGCGGCGCGTGCCGTGGCCGTTGATCGCGTACGGCATCGCGGTACTGGTCATGGACCTCGGTTCCAACGGGTTGATGAACTCCAAGGCCCGGCTCATGCTGCCTGCGTTCGTGCTGCTCATCCCGCTCGGCATGGCTCTCGTCCGGCGGCTCGGCAGCACCCAGTGGCTCACCTTGGCCGGCGTCGCCGTCATGAGCGCCTGGTTCGGCGCCTACTCCATCACCGCGTGGCCCTACGCTATTTGA
- a CDS encoding aspartate kinase — MALVVQKYGGSSLESAERIKRVAERIAATKRAGNDVVVAVSAMGDSTDELLDLASQVAPVPPARELDMLLTAGERISMSLVAMAIHSLGFEARSYTGSQAGVITTAVHGNARIIDVTPGRIQDALADGAICIVAGFQGVSQDSKEITTIGRGGTDTTAVALAAALKADVCEIYTDVDGVFSADPRIVRDAKHLPQITYEEMLEMAAAGAKVLHLRSVEYARRYNVPLRVRSSFNNKTGTLVTGSMEDLPVEQAIITGVAHDRSEAKVTVTAVPDHPGIAARIFRVVADAEVDIDMVVQNVSQVATGRTDITFTLPKSDGPRAVAALEKAKPEIGHSGVLYDDHVGKVSLIGAGMRSHPGVTATFCEALSTAGVNIEIISTSEIRISVICRDTQLDDAVRALHDAFELGGDEEAVVYAGSGR, encoded by the coding sequence GTGGCACTGGTCGTGCAGAAGTACGGCGGCTCCTCACTGGAAAGTGCCGAGCGGATCAAACGCGTCGCCGAGCGCATCGCCGCCACCAAGCGCGCCGGCAACGACGTGGTCGTGGCCGTCTCGGCGATGGGCGACTCCACCGACGAGCTGCTGGACCTGGCCTCCCAGGTGGCCCCGGTGCCGCCGGCCCGCGAACTGGACATGCTGCTCACCGCGGGTGAGCGGATCTCCATGTCGCTGGTGGCGATGGCCATCCACTCCTTGGGATTCGAGGCGCGCTCGTACACCGGCTCGCAGGCCGGCGTGATCACCACCGCGGTGCACGGCAACGCCCGCATCATCGACGTCACGCCGGGCCGGATCCAGGACGCGCTGGCCGACGGCGCGATCTGCATCGTGGCCGGCTTCCAGGGCGTCAGCCAGGACAGCAAGGAGATCACCACGATCGGTCGCGGCGGCACGGACACCACGGCCGTCGCGCTGGCCGCGGCGCTCAAGGCCGACGTCTGCGAGATCTACACCGACGTGGACGGCGTGTTCAGCGCCGACCCGCGCATCGTCCGCGACGCCAAGCACCTGCCCCAGATCACCTACGAGGAGATGCTGGAGATGGCCGCGGCCGGGGCCAAGGTGCTGCACCTGCGCTCGGTCGAGTACGCCCGCCGGTACAACGTGCCGCTGCGGGTCCGTTCGTCGTTCAACAACAAGACCGGCACGCTGGTGACCGGGTCGATGGAGGACCTTCCCGTGGAGCAGGCGATCATCACCGGCGTCGCGCACGACCGGTCGGAGGCCAAGGTCACCGTGACGGCGGTGCCGGACCACCCGGGCATCGCGGCCCGCATCTTCCGCGTCGTCGCCGACGCCGAGGTCGACATCGACATGGTCGTGCAGAACGTCTCCCAGGTCGCCACCGGCCGCACCGACATCACCTTCACGCTGCCCAAGTCCGACGGCCCGCGGGCGGTGGCCGCGCTGGAGAAGGCCAAGCCGGAGATCGGCCACAGCGGCGTGCTCTACGACGACCACGTTGGCAAGGTGTCGCTGATCGGCGCGGGCATGCGCTCGCACCCCGGCGTCACGGCGACCTTCTGCGAGGCGCTGTCCACGGCCGGCGTCAACATCGAGATCATCTCCACCTCGGAGATCCGGATCTCGGTCATCTGCCGGGATACCCAGTTGGATGACGCGGTCCGTGCCCTGCACGATGCGTTCGAACTCGGCGGCGACGAAGAGGCCGTCGTCTACGCGGGGAGCGGTCGATGA
- a CDS encoding aspartate-semialdehyde dehydrogenase, whose product MSTTTRSSGSPVLALVGATGAVGSVMIEIINARETVPWGEIRLIASARSAGRKLTVRGEEITVQALAPEVFDGVDIAMFDVPDEISAEWAPIAAERGAIAVDNSGAFRMDDEVPLVVPEVNAHKATERPRGIIANPNCTTLSMMAALGALHREFGLKELVVASYQAVSGAGAPGIDRLYEELSVVAGKQLGVKAGDVREALLAAGLDFESSPFPAPLALNVVPWAGSYKGDGWTSEELKVRNESRKILGIPDLKVSATCVRVPVITTHSLAVHATFEREVTVEQAHKVFAAQPTIVLVDEPEQKRFPTPADVVGEDPTYVGRVRQALDFPNTLDFFVCGDNLRKGAALNTYEIAETLAPEFS is encoded by the coding sequence ATGAGCACCACCACCAGGAGTTCTGGCAGTCCTGTTCTTGCCCTGGTCGGAGCGACCGGCGCCGTGGGCAGCGTGATGATCGAGATCATCAACGCCCGTGAGACGGTGCCGTGGGGCGAGATCCGGCTGATCGCGTCGGCCCGCTCGGCCGGCCGCAAGCTGACCGTGCGCGGCGAGGAGATCACCGTTCAGGCGCTCGCGCCCGAGGTGTTCGACGGCGTCGACATCGCCATGTTCGACGTGCCGGACGAGATCTCGGCCGAGTGGGCCCCGATCGCCGCCGAGCGCGGCGCGATCGCGGTGGACAACTCCGGCGCGTTCCGTATGGACGACGAGGTGCCGCTGGTGGTGCCGGAGGTCAACGCGCACAAGGCGACCGAGCGTCCGCGCGGCATCATCGCCAACCCCAACTGCACGACGCTGTCGATGATGGCGGCGCTGGGCGCGCTGCACCGCGAGTTCGGCCTCAAGGAGCTCGTGGTCGCCTCCTACCAGGCGGTTTCCGGCGCCGGCGCGCCCGGCATCGACCGCCTGTACGAGGAGCTGTCGGTCGTGGCCGGCAAGCAGCTCGGCGTCAAGGCCGGCGATGTCCGCGAGGCGCTGCTGGCCGCCGGCCTGGACTTCGAGAGCTCGCCGTTCCCGGCCCCGCTGGCGCTGAACGTGGTGCCGTGGGCCGGTTCCTACAAGGGCGACGGCTGGACCTCGGAGGAGCTCAAGGTCCGCAACGAGTCCCGCAAGATCCTCGGCATCCCCGACCTCAAGGTCTCCGCGACCTGCGTGCGGGTCCCGGTCATCACCACGCACTCGCTGGCCGTGCACGCCACGTTCGAGCGCGAGGTGACGGTGGAGCAGGCGCACAAGGTGTTCGCCGCGCAGCCGACGATCGTGCTGGTGGACGAGCCGGAGCAGAAGAGGTTCCCGACGCCGGCGGACGTGGTCGGCGAGGACCCGACCTACGTCGGCCGGGTGCGCCAGGCGCTGGACTTCCCGAACACGCTGGACTTCTTCGTGTGCGGCGACAACCTGCGCAAGGGCGCCGCGCTCAACACCTACGAGATCGCCGAGACGCTCGCGCCCGAGTTCAGCTGA
- a CDS encoding gluconokinase: MTGVVLGVDLGTTATKVVATRLDGRVVATAEQGYALETGEHGEAVQDPQAVLAAATKALTECVERVDGEIEALSFSSAMHTLLALDGNCEPLTPALSWADHRAADIAKRLRADEQLALDLHAATGAPVHPSFPLTKLAWFAEHEPELCTRAVKWAGLKDYVLAKFTGRLVTEHSNASGTGMLDMRRLAWHEPALAIAGVHPDQLPHLVEPTKALAMANGIGGLPSGLPVIAGGGDGPLANLGVGAVRPGMAALSLGTSGALRVVRDRPGVDERGRVFCYALADGLWVLGGSVSNGGVVAQWASEVFGVPMPELLAEAESEPPGAAGLLALPYLLGERAPWWDPDPRAVLVGLRREHGRAVITRAMIEGVGQQLALVLDAVRDAGAAVHEIRATGGAFRGPLWSSVVAAAFGQELSFVDGNEGSGVGAALLGWRALGELPSLDAAADLVTPVGTVAPEEIASRRMARNRPALERIYEALRELDS, from the coding sequence ATGACCGGGGTCGTGTTGGGTGTCGACCTCGGCACCACGGCGACGAAGGTGGTCGCCACCCGGCTGGACGGCCGGGTGGTGGCCACCGCCGAGCAGGGCTATGCCCTGGAGACGGGTGAGCACGGCGAAGCCGTGCAGGATCCGCAGGCCGTGCTGGCCGCGGCCACCAAGGCCCTGACCGAGTGCGTCGAGCGGGTCGACGGCGAGATAGAAGCCCTGTCGTTCAGCTCGGCCATGCACACGCTGCTGGCGCTCGACGGCAACTGTGAGCCGCTCACCCCGGCCCTGAGCTGGGCCGATCACCGCGCCGCCGACATCGCCAAACGTTTGCGGGCCGATGAGCAACTGGCCCTCGACCTGCACGCGGCGACCGGCGCCCCGGTGCATCCGTCGTTCCCGCTGACCAAGCTGGCCTGGTTCGCCGAGCATGAGCCGGAACTGTGCACCCGGGCGGTGAAGTGGGCCGGCCTCAAGGACTACGTGCTGGCCAAGTTCACCGGTCGGCTGGTCACCGAGCACTCCAACGCCTCCGGCACCGGCATGCTCGATATGCGCCGGCTGGCCTGGCACGAGCCGGCGCTGGCCATCGCCGGCGTGCACCCGGACCAACTGCCGCACCTGGTCGAGCCGACCAAGGCGCTGGCCATGGCCAACGGCATCGGCGGTCTGCCGAGCGGCTTGCCGGTGATCGCCGGCGGTGGTGACGGTCCGCTGGCCAACCTGGGTGTCGGCGCTGTGCGGCCGGGCATGGCGGCGCTGTCGCTGGGCACCAGCGGTGCGCTCAGGGTCGTCCGCGACCGGCCCGGCGTCGACGAGCGCGGCCGAGTCTTCTGCTACGCCCTGGCCGACGGGCTCTGGGTGCTCGGCGGTTCGGTGAGCAACGGCGGCGTGGTGGCGCAGTGGGCGTCCGAAGTCTTCGGCGTGCCAATGCCAGAGTTGTTGGCGGAGGCCGAATCGGAGCCGCCGGGCGCGGCCGGGCTGTTGGCGTTGCCGTACCTGCTGGGCGAGCGGGCGCCGTGGTGGGATCCGGACCCGCGGGCCGTGCTGGTCGGCCTGCGCCGCGAGCACGGTCGGGCCGTGATCACCCGGGCCATGATCGAGGGCGTCGGCCAGCAGCTGGCCTTGGTCCTCGATGCCGTACGGGATGCCGGCGCAGCCGTGCACGAGATTCGGGCCACCGGCGGCGCTTTCCGCGGTCCACTGTGGAGCTCGGTGGTCGCGGCTGCGTTCGGCCAGGAGCTGTCCTTTGTGGACGGCAACGAGGGATCCGGTGTGGGAGCGGCACTTCTGGGCTGGCGGGCGCTGGGCGAGCTGCCGTCCCTCGACGCGGCCGCGGACCTGGTGACGCCGGTCGGCACGGTCGCGCCCGAGGAGATCGCCAGCCGCCGGATGGCCCGCAACCGCCCCGCGCTGGAACGGATCTACGAGGCGCTCAGGGAACTCGACAGCTGA
- a CDS encoding MFS transporter: MVLTSYGRVTALPGVRMLFVVTGLARIPVAAAGVTITLHVVLGLGMGYGEAGAVAAATTLGMALGGPLMGRLLDRRGLRRVLLLATIAAGVFWAAAPWLPYWGLMVLSFVGGLLALPVMSIGRQAMVALLPEDDSYRRPAFSLDSVLTEISYMVGPSAGVFLTTAFSSTTAMLCVGTGTVLSGVWLYVLDPPVKSEEAAQHGHVPLLSWLRGPMIAVLVLAGAMVLIMAGAEVAIVAALRVSGQVGWSGLVIAVWCLASVVGGIVHGAMRRPLPLVVLMALVGVTMVPVGLLAGQWWLLALALVPNGLLCAPTFSSTSDAVTRLAPESVRGTVMGVYSSAYTVGAAIGAPLIGFVMDNSMPLWGFVAAGGVGLLGVATAVALGGHKLSQRQLSSSLSAS; encoded by the coding sequence GTGGTCCTGACGTCCTACGGCCGGGTGACGGCGCTCCCCGGTGTGCGCATGTTGTTCGTGGTCACCGGGCTGGCCCGTATCCCGGTGGCGGCCGCGGGCGTGACCATCACCCTGCACGTCGTGCTCGGCCTGGGCATGGGCTACGGCGAGGCCGGCGCGGTGGCGGCGGCCACGACGCTCGGCATGGCGCTGGGCGGACCCCTGATGGGCCGGCTGCTCGACCGGCGCGGATTGCGCCGGGTGCTGCTGCTGGCCACGATCGCCGCCGGCGTGTTCTGGGCCGCCGCGCCCTGGCTGCCGTACTGGGGCCTGATGGTGCTGTCGTTCGTCGGCGGCCTGCTGGCCCTGCCGGTGATGTCCATCGGCCGGCAGGCGATGGTCGCGCTGCTGCCTGAGGACGACAGCTATCGCCGGCCGGCCTTCTCGCTGGACTCGGTGCTGACCGAGATCTCGTACATGGTCGGCCCCTCCGCCGGCGTGTTCCTGACCACGGCCTTCTCCTCGACCACGGCGATGTTGTGCGTCGGCACGGGCACCGTGCTGTCCGGCGTGTGGCTGTACGTGCTGGATCCGCCGGTGAAATCCGAGGAGGCCGCGCAGCACGGCCACGTGCCGCTGCTGTCCTGGCTGCGCGGGCCGATGATCGCGGTGCTGGTGCTGGCCGGCGCGATGGTGCTGATCATGGCCGGGGCCGAGGTGGCGATCGTGGCGGCGCTGCGGGTCTCCGGGCAGGTGGGCTGGTCCGGGCTGGTGATCGCGGTGTGGTGCCTGGCCTCGGTGGTCGGCGGCATCGTGCACGGCGCGATGCGACGGCCGCTGCCGCTGGTGGTGCTGATGGCGCTGGTCGGCGTGACGATGGTGCCGGTCGGTCTGCTGGCCGGGCAGTGGTGGCTGCTGGCGCTGGCCCTGGTGCCCAACGGCTTGCTGTGCGCGCCCACGTTCTCGTCCACCTCGGACGCGGTGACACGGCTGGCGCCGGAGTCGGTGCGCGGCACGGTGATGGGCGTCTACAGCTCGGCGTACACCGTCGGGGCGGCCATCGGCGCGCCACTGATCGGCTTCGTGATGGACAACTCGATGCCGCTGTGGGGCTTCGTCGCGGCCGGCGGGGTGGGGCTGCTGGGTGTGGCGACAGCCGTCGCCCTTGGCGGGCACAAGCTCAGCCAGCGTCAGCTGTCGAGTTCCCTGAGCGCCTCGTAG
- a CDS encoding Fur family transcriptional regulator, protein MATDQANVETLRRQLRTAGLRVTAPRLAVLEWLSGHPHTTADQVAGGVRGQIGSVSTQAVYDVLNACVRADLVRRIEPAGSPARFETRTGDNHHHLVCRGCGRTEDVDCVVGPAPCLEPSDSMGFTVAEAEVVFWGYCPACQAAQASQLPTG, encoded by the coding sequence ATGGCTACCGACCAAGCAAACGTGGAGACCCTGCGGCGCCAACTGCGCACCGCCGGGCTGCGGGTGACCGCGCCGCGGCTGGCCGTCCTGGAGTGGCTTTCCGGTCACCCTCACACCACCGCTGACCAGGTCGCGGGCGGAGTTCGCGGCCAGATCGGCTCGGTGTCGACGCAGGCCGTGTACGACGTGCTCAACGCCTGCGTGCGGGCCGACCTGGTCCGCCGGATCGAGCCCGCCGGCTCGCCGGCCCGGTTCGAGACGCGCACCGGTGACAACCATCACCACCTGGTCTGCCGTGGCTGCGGCCGGACCGAGGACGTGGACTGCGTGGTCGGCCCGGCGCCGTGCCTTGAGCCGTCCGACTCGATGGGCTTCACCGTGGCCGAAGCCGAGGTCGTGTTCTGGGGCTACTGCCCGGCCTGCCAGGCGGCTCAGGCCAGCCAGCTGCCGACCGGGTAG
- a CDS encoding alpha/beta hydrolase produces MASLAQSVPLRWQARALRAVFALPTPVRRLLAGKPIRLDGQTLDLDAQLLLKMQQLSGTELHGTDVRQARASIAAGRELVGGEAIEPVTTKDLQLPGDLPARLYRPGDLPEGSPLLLFFHGGGFVIGDVDSHDHLCRFLARNAGVRVLSVGYRLAPEDPFPAAVDDCLAAFKWAAAEATSLGADPKLIAIGGDSAGGNLAVVTALQAGSSNPRPVFLLLLYPTVDATVRRRSRELFGNGYFLTDTGMDWFMERYVPDPATRTDPRVSPLLAEDLSTLPPTYIATAGFDPLRDEGELFARRVAEAGVPVVLRRHEGLFHGFASMTGIGRSFKEATLEAASALRTGLAIGRNGRPRRKAVNADELNGYPVGSWLA; encoded by the coding sequence ATGGCGAGCCTCGCGCAGTCCGTTCCGCTCAGGTGGCAGGCCCGGGCACTGCGGGCGGTCTTCGCCCTGCCCACGCCGGTGCGACGGTTGCTGGCCGGCAAGCCGATCCGGCTGGACGGGCAGACCCTCGACCTGGACGCGCAGCTGCTGCTGAAGATGCAGCAGCTGTCCGGTACCGAGCTGCACGGCACCGACGTCCGCCAGGCCCGGGCCTCGATCGCCGCCGGCCGCGAGCTGGTCGGCGGCGAGGCGATCGAACCCGTCACGACCAAGGATCTCCAGCTGCCGGGCGACCTCCCGGCCCGCCTCTACCGGCCGGGCGACCTGCCGGAGGGCTCGCCGCTGCTGCTTTTCTTCCACGGCGGCGGTTTTGTCATCGGCGACGTCGACAGCCACGACCACCTGTGCCGGTTCCTCGCCCGCAACGCCGGCGTCCGGGTGTTGTCGGTCGGCTACCGGCTCGCCCCGGAGGACCCGTTCCCGGCCGCGGTCGACGACTGCCTGGCGGCGTTCAAGTGGGCCGCGGCCGAGGCGACGTCACTGGGCGCTGACCCGAAGCTCATCGCCATCGGCGGCGACAGCGCGGGCGGCAACCTCGCCGTCGTCACGGCGTTGCAGGCCGGGTCGAGCAACCCGCGCCCGGTGTTCCTGCTGCTGCTCTACCCGACCGTGGACGCGACCGTTCGCCGGCGGTCGCGGGAGCTCTTCGGCAATGGCTACTTCCTGACCGACACCGGCATGGACTGGTTCATGGAGCGCTACGTGCCGGACCCGGCGACCCGCACGGACCCACGGGTGTCGCCGCTGCTGGCCGAGGACCTCAGCACGCTGCCGCCGACGTACATCGCCACGGCCGGCTTCGACCCGCTGCGTGACGAAGGCGAGCTGTTCGCCCGCCGGGTCGCCGAGGCCGGTGTGCCGGTCGTCCTGCGTCGGCACGAGGGCCTGTTCCACGGCTTCGCGAGCATGACCGGCATCGGACGCTCGTTCAAGGAAGCCACCCTGGAGGCGGCCAGCGCCCTGCGTACGGGGCTGGCCATCGGCCGCAACGGCCGGCCGCGCCGCAAGGCGGTCAACGCCGACGAGCTCAACGGCTACCCGGTCGGCAGCTGGCTGGCCTGA
- a CDS encoding NADPH-dependent FMN reductase, which yields MTVTVVGIGGSLRADSQSERALHVALSGAEEAGAKTIAVTGTDLVLPFYDPAVPERPESARRLIELLREADGVVLVSPGYHGSLSGLVKNALDYVQDLSGDPHPFLDGRAVGCVTSAMGWQAAVSTLTALRSIVHALRGWPTPLGVPLNTAEVRFEADGTCSDQRAYDSLRLVGRQVAEFALGEVGHHRLH from the coding sequence ATGACGGTGACGGTGGTGGGGATCGGTGGCTCCTTGCGGGCCGACTCGCAGTCCGAGCGGGCGCTGCACGTTGCGCTGTCGGGTGCGGAAGAGGCGGGCGCGAAGACGATCGCCGTCACCGGCACGGACCTGGTGCTGCCGTTCTACGACCCCGCCGTGCCCGAGCGCCCCGAGTCGGCGCGGCGGCTGATCGAACTGCTGCGCGAGGCCGACGGCGTGGTCCTCGTCTCTCCCGGCTACCACGGTTCGCTGTCCGGGCTGGTCAAGAACGCCCTCGACTACGTCCAGGACCTCAGCGGAGATCCGCACCCGTTCCTGGACGGCCGGGCGGTCGGCTGCGTGACCAGCGCGATGGGCTGGCAGGCGGCCGTCAGCACGCTGACCGCGCTGCGCTCCATCGTGCATGCCCTGCGCGGCTGGCCGACGCCGCTGGGTGTCCCGCTGAACACCGCCGAGGTCCGCTTCGAGGCCGACGGCACGTGTTCCGATCAGCGCGCCTACGACTCACTGCGCCTGGTGGGACGTCAGGTTGCCGAGTTCGCCCTCGGTGAGGTCGGTCACCACCGGCTACATTGA
- a CDS encoding organic hydroperoxide resistance protein: MAALYTAEAIAIGEGRNGEVRSSDGVIDEILAVPKEMGGPGGDKTNPEQLFAAGYAACFHSAMQAVARRQKIKLPETSVTAQVSVFTLDNGGFTLGVELAAHVPGFEQGAADQLVAAAHQVCPYSNATRGNIEVSVTATV, from the coding sequence ATGGCAGCGCTGTACACCGCCGAGGCGATCGCGATCGGTGAGGGCCGCAACGGAGAGGTCCGTTCCTCGGACGGCGTGATCGACGAGATCCTGGCCGTGCCGAAGGAGATGGGCGGCCCCGGCGGTGACAAGACCAACCCCGAGCAGCTGTTCGCCGCCGGCTACGCGGCCTGTTTCCACAGCGCCATGCAGGCGGTCGCCCGCCGGCAGAAGATCAAGCTGCCGGAGACCTCCGTCACCGCCCAGGTGAGCGTGTTCACCCTGGACAACGGCGGTTTCACCCTGGGCGTCGAGCTCGCCGCGCACGTGCCCGGCTTCGAGCAGGGCGCTGCCGACCAGCTGGTTGCCGCCGCGCACCAGGTGTGCCCCTACTCCAACGCCACCCGCGGCAACATCGAGGTCTCGGTCACCGCGACCGTCTGA
- a CDS encoding Dps family protein, which produces MGKAPITSPLDQKARDETGRVLQEALVDLIDLSLVAKQAHWNVVGRNFRSVHLQLDELVAAAREYTDQVAERASAIGVSPDGRAVTVAKNSGVPEFEVGWRDDEAVAKAITATLGEVVQRMRARIKTTDDTDLVTQDLIIELTAKLEEAHWMWQAQLA; this is translated from the coding sequence ATGGGCAAGGCCCCGATCACCAGTCCGCTCGACCAGAAGGCGCGGGACGAGACCGGTCGGGTGCTCCAGGAGGCGCTGGTCGACCTGATCGACCTGTCGCTGGTGGCCAAGCAGGCCCACTGGAACGTGGTCGGCCGCAACTTCCGCAGCGTGCACCTGCAGCTCGACGAGCTGGTCGCCGCCGCCCGCGAGTACACCGACCAGGTCGCGGAGCGCGCGTCGGCCATCGGCGTTTCGCCGGACGGCCGGGCCGTCACCGTGGCCAAGAACTCCGGCGTGCCGGAGTTCGAGGTCGGCTGGCGGGACGACGAGGCCGTGGCCAAGGCCATCACGGCCACGCTGGGCGAGGTCGTGCAGCGGATGCGGGCCCGGATCAAGACCACGGACGACACCGACCTGGTCACCCAGGACCTGATCATCGAGCTCACCGCCAAGCTGGAGGAAGCCCACTGGATGTGGCAGGCCCAGCTGGCGTAG